TTCTGAAGTACCGATGATGATGCGATCGGGCTTCATGCAGTCCGCCACGGCGGAACCTTCCTTGAGGAATTCCGGATTGGAAATCACATCGAATTCCAGGTGCAGGGCATCCCGCGCAGCGAGGGCACGGGTCACTTCTTCGCGTACCTTATCCGCGGTGCCTACCGGTACTGTCGACTTGTTGATGATGTACTTTTTGTCATCCATGTGCTCGGCGATGGTGCGGGCCACGGTGAGTACGTAGCGCAGGTCCGCGGAGCCATCTTCGTCCGGTGGGGTGCCGACGGCGATAAAGATCAGCTCGCCGTGGGCGATGCCTTCGGGGGCATTGGTGGAGAAGGTCAGGTTGCCGGACTCGTTATTACGCTTGACCAGTGGCTCCAGCCCCGGCTCGAAAATCGGGATATGTCCCTGTCTCAGGCGCTCGATCTTGTGCTCGTCGATATCAATACAGGCTACCCGGTGGCCGGCCTCTGCCAGTACCGCGGCCTGTACCAGCCCTACATAACCGGTGCCGAATACGGTGACATTCATGCTTTTTCTCTGTCTCTAACGGAGTTCGTGTTTCACCCGGCTCTTGATTCAACCGGTGCGATAAAAATTTACGGGCCACTGACTTTCGGACCACTATAGTACGCAATTGATACGGGCATGTGGCAATGGATTTGTCCGAGAGATTGAACCCATCAGCGTCAGCCCTCAGCGATGCCACACATAGTCGTGGCTGAATGACTGGCCGCTGGCCGCCTCCACAATGTACTGGGCGTACAGGGTATTGTTGATCTCGCGGTGGAAAAACGCACGGCATCTGCCCGCCCAGTGACGGCGCATGGCGTCGTCGTGGTGAAAGGTCTGAATCTGGCGGGCGAGGCTGTCGTCGCTGTCGAAATAGGCCAGGGTTTCCGCGGGCATAAAATCGTCAAAGCGCGCGGCGGCGTGGGTGAATACCAGCAGGCCGTTGCCCGCCATCTGCGCAATCCGCGCAGACGAATACCATTGATAGCCTTCCTGACGGTTGAGGTTCAGGCCCATTTTGCTCGCGGCCAGTTTGCGCTCGTAGGTGCGCCCCCACAGGGTGGGCTGGTCCCGCATGCCGGGGGTATGGAAGCGGAAGTCTGCCGGTAGTTGTGACTGCAATTGTTCTACCAGCTGGCCGCGCTCGGTGTGCTGCTGGGATTTGCTGCAGAACAGCAGGTCGGTTTCCAGCTGCGGATCATCCGCGGCCAGGGCGCTCACATCGGCGGTCTCGACCGCCGGATCTACCGGGTTGGGCATATGCCACAGCCGTGCGCGGCTGCCGGTAAATTCCTGTAAATCGTTTGCGCCGGTGGAGACAAACATGGCGTCGGCGATCTCGCAGCGCTTCTTGATATTGGCGGCGTTGCGGGGGACGAACAGCGGATCGTTGTTGCAGGCGGCGAGGATGATCTGCGGATGGCGACGGCGGATCTCGGCGAAGGTTGCATTTTCGATCAGGTCGCAGTGGCCGAAGATCAGCATGTCCGGGTCGAACGCTTCGCAGGTTTGCAACAGGCGCTGATTGGTTTTTTTACCCCCCAGCTCGCGGATTCCCAGCGGCGCTTCAAACGCGGCCACGTCGCGATCGCTGAAGGCCAGCACATTGTGGCCGGCACGCACCAGGCCGGTATACAGCTTCAGCGCCCAACTGACCCGCAGGTGGCCGTATTTGCGTTGTTGGTGATTGTCGACGTGGATAATGCGCATGGATTAGACCGAAGGTGCGATCTGCGAGGCAGGGCAGCAGAGGTAGAGGATTAGGAGACGGCATTATACTGGGCGCCGAGAGGGCGTTCCAACTTAGTGGTATGACAGCAGTCACGATCGTGACTTTGAGCCAGGCTGCGGAGAAACAGGGCGCGCGGGTTCAGTCTGAAGGGCGGCTGGGGTAGCATGCCGCAGGTATTTCTGGCCGCGTATGCTGTGGATGGAGAGGCAATACAGTGACCGATGTTGTGACCGAGAGGACATTTTTTTGCTGATTATCTGGCGTTTTCTGGACGGCAATCTCGCCCATGAGAAACAGAGTGCGGCGCTCGTCAGTGGCTTGCGCAGCTGTCTCGGCGAGGATGCGATTGACTGCCGTGACCTGGATTGCAGTGAAATCGTGATCCCCTTATGGGGTGCGATGTCTGCGGCCCTCGAACAGCTGCCCCGCCCGCACCTGATTATCGGCGCGGGCCACCGCTGCCACTGGCCGATGCTGCGGGCCAAGCGGCATTTCGGTGGTCGCAGTGTAGTGATCATGCAGCCCAGTCTGCCCCTGTCGTGGTTCGATTTCGCTATCATCCCCGAGCACGACCGGCCGCCGCCGCTGGAGAATGTCATCCTGACCCAGGGCGCCCTGAGTGAGCCCCTGCCACAGACGCGGACCGAGCCCTGTCGAGGCCTGCTGCTGTTCGGCGGCCCCAGCAAGCATTTCCACTGGGATGCGCAGGCAGTCAGTGCAGCTGCGGACCGATTGCTGCAGCTGCCGCTGCAGTGGCAGGTCTCGGACAGTCGCCGCACTCCGGAGGGCACCTTGGCCCAGTGTGCCGACAGCGGCGCGGAGCTCTGGGAGTGGCAGGACTGTCCCCCCGGCTGGCTGGCGGAGCAGATGGCTCGCGCGGGACAGATCTGGGTGAGTGCAGATAGCGTATCGATGATCTTCGAGGCCCTGCAGAGTCGCGCCCGGGTCGGCATCATTCCCCTGCCCAGCCGACGTCCGGCGAACAAAGTACGCGGCGCGGTACAGCGTCTGTTGGATCAGGGGATAGTGACGGGCTGTGTTGACGACGCCACCCGCGATTGGACGCCGCGTACTCCGTTTAATCAGCAGATCATCTGTGCCCAGGCGTTGCTGCGTCGTTGCGGGATCGATTTTGCAGACTCTGTCAAAAGCAGTGATACAGACGGTGACCGAACAATAGACCAGCAAGATGCGGACGCCTCCCATGTCCCCGAGCAATAACGTCTCACCCTCGCCATCCGTAACGCGGGCTCCGTCGCGACTCTGCCACCTGTTTACCAGTCAGGAAACCGGCGGTCTGGAAAAGCATGTGCTGGAGCAGTGTTGCTGGCAGGCGATCAATACCGATGCCAGAGTGTCTGTCATTGCGCATCCGCGCTACCGGGGCATGTTCCCGGATACCGTCGAGTTTCTTCCGCTGAATACCGATCGCAGTCGTCGCAGCCTGTGGCTCAATCTGGCGCTGCTGCGGTTGATGCGTCGGCATCGGTTTGACGTGATCCACGCCCACGGCGGCAAGCCCGCCGATCTGATGAAAAACCTGCAGCGATTTCTCTCTGCGCAGGTTGTCATTACCCGACACAATACCCCCAATCCCAAGGACAAGGTCGCGCGTCAATTCGCACACCGGATCGCGGTCAGTGAGCGCGCGGTGGCGGGCTCCGAGCTGCCGTGGACAATAATCCCCAACGGCACTGCGCTGCCTGAGCCCACAGAGACACCTTTTGAAGTGCCGGAACCGGGAAAGCCTGCGGTGATTTCCGTGGCGCGTCTGGTGCCGGCGAAAGGCATCGATACCTTGCTGCGCGCCTGGGCGCGTGCCGAGGTGGGCGATGCGGTGCTCTACCTGCTGGGAGAGGGCCCACAGCGCAGCGAACTGGAAGCCCTGGCGGCGGAACTGAAGCTGGGGGACAGTGTGCAGTTTGTCGGTTATCAGGCGTCGGTGGCGGATTGGTACCGGGCTGCGGATCTGGTGGTGATCGCCTCCCGTTACGAGGGGGGGCCCTATACCGTGGCCGAGGCATTACTGGCGGGTACGCCGGTGGTGTCCACCGATGTGGGCTATGTGGCGGAAAACATTCCCGCCCAGTACCTGGTGGACGTGGAGGATATCCAGACCCTGGCGGTGCGGCTGACCGCGGCTCTGGGGGATCTGGAGCTGCTGCGGGATGCCTACAGTCCCTATGTGGCTCGCGCGCGTTCGCGCCTGACCCTGGATACCATGGCCGGGGAGACCTGGCGGGTGTATTGTCACGCCCTGGGCGGAAGTGATAAGACGGTCAGCGTCGACGGCTGAGCTTCTCCGCCTGCTTCCAGGTCAGGCTGCGATCGGAAACCTCCCACTGCACCCGCGCCCACATACGCTGGATCCGGCGCTCGATATAGCGTCGTCGAGAACCCGCGAATAGCTCCACCAGGGGTAGGAAGGCGGCGCTGCCGAGACCGTCGATCAGGTACAGGGATGGCGAACCGTCGCGCTCGCGGATCACCAGGTTATGGGGCAGCAGGTTTTTGGTCAGTACGCCCGTGTGGCGCAGCCAATCGGCAAAGGAATCGAGCGCCGCGCGAATGGCATCGTCCAGGCCGTGGGTGGTGAGATAGGCTTCCAGCGTCATTGCCGGTGCGCCGCGTTCATCCAGAATCAACTCCGAGACCGCGCCGGGTCCCTCGCTGGTCTCCACCATGCCATACCAGCGCGGCAGGTGTTGCCATACCGGGCTTGCAGCATCCGCCTCGCGTAGTACCCTCTGCCCATAGCCCTCCATTTCCCGCGCATTGTCATCGAAGCGCGCGTCGCTCATCCATGCCTTGTACCAAGCGGCGCGCCGGCGCAGCTGTTCGATACGCCCGGGCAGCATGACTTTTACACAGCGGTCCGCAAATGCCGGATGTACGTAGCAGTGGCGGTTACCGCCGCTGGCGAAGGGTTGTCGTCGGCTGAGATCAATCACGGGCGTTTCTTCTCCGCCAGCAGCCGGCGGTACAGGGCCATGGTCTTTTCCGCCTGGTGGGCGAGGGTGAACTCCGGGGCCAGCTCCGGGCGGACGGGGCTGTCGAGCAGTTGCCGGGTTTTATCCCGCAGCTGTGCGGCGTTGCCATTTTCCACCAGACCCTCGGCAAAACAGATTTGCAGGGATTCCGCCGGGCCACCGATATCGTAGCCGATCACCGGTGTGCCCACGGCGCAGGCCTCGATCACCGTGCGCCCGAACGGCTCCGGTTTCCTGGACAGGTTGTACACCAGAGTTGCCTGACGGTACCAGTGGCGGACATCGCTGCGCTGGCCGACGAAGCTGATATGTTCGGTGACACCGAGCTTGGCGGCAAGTGCTTGCAGCTCCTCGGCAAAGTGTTCCTTGTTTTTCTCCGCCCCGCCGAGGATTACACCGTGAAAGCGGTTGCCGGCATCCGGGTTGGTTTTTACCAGTTCGGCAATCAGGTGGATAAAGTCTTCCTGTCCTTTCCAGCGGGTCAGTCGCGCCGGTAGCAGCAGCCATTTTTTTCCGGTGAGCGCGGGAAATTCCGCGCATACGCCATTGAGCCAGTTTTCCGGCAGTGGCGTGTTTGTGTTGAACTCTTCGGTATCCACGCCGCGGTAGATGATTTCCGGTTCCGCCTGCAGATAGCGCGCATAGTTTTGCTGCAGGTAATCTTTCACACAGCGGGAAATGGCGATGGTCTGTTCACTGCGGGCCATGATCGCGCTGTAGCGATTGATGGAGTAGAGCCCGTGGGCGGTGCTCACCAGGCGCGGCCGCGTGTGCGGATCCAGCTTGCGCCACGCCAGCCAGGTGAGCCACGCCGGTACCCGTGAACGTACATGCAGAATATCCGGCTGCAGTTCGCGAATGAGTTTTCGCAGGGGGCGCACCTGGGCGAGGCTGGTGAGTGATTTTCTGTGCACCGCGCGGAGGATGTGGGTACTGCCTTCCAGTGCCAGCTGTTCCACCAGTCTGCCGCCACTGGAGATGACGATGGACTCGTGACCGTCTTTTACGAGTGCCCGCGCCAGATCCAGAGTGCCGCGTTCGACACCGCCGGAGTTGAGTGCGGGCAATAACTGGACGATTTTCACGGTGCGTGCGTTCCTTGTGTCTATTCCTGAGCGCAGCTGATATCAGGGGGCGGGTTGTTGGCTATTGTTGTTTCATGATGCCTTCAGCCTGGCGGCGTTTTGCGGCCCACAGTTGGGTGAGAAGCCCGCCGCCCACAATCGCCAGCACCAGCTTGCCGCTGTCGAAAAACAGGTAGGACTCAAAGCCGTTGATCACCGCAAAGAAAGTGGCGAAGGAGAACGCAAACAGCACGTCGCTGCCGCGCATCAGTCCCGCACGGTAAAAACGCAGCGCGCGGGACAGCAGCCAGTACACCAGCGCCGCCAGCAATATCAGCCCCAACAGGCCGAAGTTTACCAGCAGGTCCAGATAAGTGCTGTGCAAGTGGCCGAAGCGCGCGCGGATATCCTGTGGCAGATTCTGGGAGTGATCGAAGATCAGGCTGCGGCCGTTGCCGCCCCAGCCGATGAGGGGGCGCTGCTGGATCCACTTCAGGGCTTCCACCCAGGTATGAATGCGGGTGCCGGTACTGGAATACGGAATGCTCTTCAGCTCTCCCTGTTGCAGCAGTGTGAGGGTCTGCCGCTCATCCTGCAGCCGGTGCTCCACCATGGTGCCAAACAGGCTGAAACCCAGTACGAGGGCAAAGACGGTAGTGATCGCCGTGCCGGCTACGATGATACGGCGTCGGCTGTGGAACCGGCTGTGCAAAGTGACGATCCCGGCTACCGCCAATACCAGCAGTCCGGTGATGAGGCCGAGCCAGACACCGCGGGTCTGGGTGAGCAGGATCGCGGTCAACGAGAATGCCAGCGTAACGATCCAGGCGGCGCGGATTGACCAGTTGGCGGGTGCCGACAGAGAGGGACGACGGCGCAGGATGCGCGGGGCAAAGGCCAGCAGGCCAAGTGCTGCGGTGCCGTACAGCATGGCGGTGTGCTGGGCGTTGTGCAGGCCGAAGTCGATCCGGGTGCCGGTAAGGCCCTGCTCCCATTCCGCGAGGCCGCCGCCGGCAACCCAGGGCGCCAGCAGCAGGCCCGCGAGCGCAACGCCCCACAATGCGTACGCGTTGCGCGAGCGCCCGCCGAGAATAACCGCGACCGGAATCATCGCGAACCAGGCGGTCAACCTGTGTACCTTGAAGGAGGATTCCGCCCAGTCCGGATGCAGCAGCCAGGAGCCGATCCAGGATACCAGCGCCACGCCAATTGCGGCCACCGCAAGCCACACAATGGTGGAGTGGCGCAGGGACACGCCCTGCACCGGGCCGCCGTAGATGCCCAGCATCACCAGGCCGAGCAGGTAGGCGAGCTGCGCGAACTTGTCGGCATCCTCGACACCAATACCGAAAAAACTGTAGACCAGCAGTGCGATGACGGCGGTCAGTTGCAGCCACACCTTTGGCTGCATCAGAACGTTGTCCTGCCACCAGGGTTGAGTCCAGGCGGGCAGGGTGTGGAGCGCATCCGAAGGTGAAGAAGGTTCTGCCGCGGTGCTGGCGGTGGCGGTTGGTGTGTCGGTTTTCATTATGTGTACTTTTTTAAATGTGCGCCGTAGTGCGAGCGCACTTTCTCGGCGACGTGTCGCCAGGTAAATTCCGAGTCAACCATCTGTATCGCCTGCTCGCCCATATCGCGGCACCGTTGCGGCTGGGCGAGCAGTTGTTCAATGGCCTGTTGCAGTTCGTCGGATGACTCCGGCGTGACCAGTAAACCGTTTTTGCCGTGCCGGACAATATACGGAATGCCGCCGACGTCGGAGCCGATCACCGGTAGCCCGCAGGCCATGGCTTCGAGCCCGGCAATGCTGGTGGCCTCCATCAGTGACGGCAATGCGCTGGCATCCGCGGCGCGATAGATACGCGGCATTTCCCGGTTGTCCACGCTGCCCAGTAAATGCGCATGGCCGGACTGGACCTTGCGCAGCAGGATCTGCTGGATATCCGCATACTCACTGCCCTCGCCGGCAATGACCAGATGCAATCGCGGGTCGTCGATAGCTGCCACCGCGCGGGCGAGATGGCGGACGCCTTTGACCGGTTCCAGCCGACAGGCGATGGCGATCACGAAGGCATCGGCGGGGATGTGCAGTTGCGAACGGAGATCCGAAGGGCCGGGGCTGAAAAGTCGGTTGTCCACGCCGTTGGGGATAAAGGTCACCGGCCCCGCATAACCGATAACCCGCGTCTTGTCCGCAAGGATTTCGCTGGGCGTCAGCACCTCGGCAACGTGTTGCAGCTGTCGGCACATCTTGCGCCGGGTTTTGCGGCTGCCGTCGGCGCGGCGCACAAACGAAGAGGTGTGGTTGGTGAAGAGAACCGGCACATTCAGCCGGGCGGTGGCCTTCAGTGGTCGCATGCCGTGTACGTGAATCAGTTGGAAACCTTCCGCACGGATCAGCTGTCGGAGCCTTCGCCGCAGCAGCCAGTCGTACAACAGGTGATTGTCCGGTAGTGCCAGTCGTTCCACCTCGATGCCGTCACTGGTTTCCCGGGCGGGTACGGACTTGTCCCGGTGGCGGCAGAGCACGCGCACCCGGTGCCCCAGCTGCACCAGCGCTCGCGACAATTCATACACATGGGTCTGCACGCCGCCCACACCGGGGGGGAATTCATTACTGACCATAAGTATGTTCATTGCGGGACTCGGATACTGCAAAATCGATGGGGTGCGCTGCACCGGCAAGGTGCGGATAATAAGGTAGAATGCTACCAAACACGGGGTGCGATGCCACGGTATTTGTGCCCGGACGATTTGCCAATAGGGGCCCGTTTTCGATTTGATGCGCTTTATCTACACGTGGCTGTTACGCCTCTCCCTGCCTCTGATGTTGCTCCACCTCTGGTGGCGCGGGCGCTCGGACCCGGCGTACCGCAAACGCTGGAGCGAGCGCTTCGGGCGGGTACCCACCAGAGAGGGGACGCCTCGCCGCCGCTGGCGCGAACGCCTGGGGCGGGTGCCGCCGCGGGAGAGCCGCGCGCCGCTGATCTGGATTCACTCGGTGTCGGTGGGTGAGACCCTCGCTGCCGTACCGCTGATTGAGGCGTTGTCCGCCCGTCACAGTGACTGGCAATGGCTGGTCACCACTACCACGCCCACCGGATCCCAGCGGGTACACGATGCGCTGGAGCCGGTACTGAATGGCCGCCTGCTGCACTATTACCTGCCGTTTGACCTGCCGGAATGCCTGCGGCCGTTTATCGACGCGCTGCGGCCGAATATCCTGGTGTGCATGGAAACCGAGCTGTGGCCGAACCTGCTGTCACTCTGTGTCAGTCAGGGGATGCCCACGGTGCTGGCCAATGCGCGCCTGAGTGACAAGTCGGCCAAGGGCTATGCCCACTTTCCCAATATCAGCCGCGCGATGATGAGTGACCTCACCCGGGTGGTCGCTCAATATCAGGCGGATGCCGACCGCTTCGTCGCACTGGGCGTGCCGCGGGAGCGGGTGGTGGTCACCGGAAATATCAAGTTCGATCTCTCCATCGACACCGGCCAGGTCAGCGATGCCCAGGCGCTGTCGCACCAATGGCGCGGTGCTGCCCTGAGACCGGTATGGCTCGCGGCGAGTACCCACGAAGGGGAAGACGCACAGGTGTTGGATGCTTTCACCCGGTTGCGGGAGGAGTTTCCGGAGCTGTTGCTGGTGCTGGTGCCGCGCCACCCGCAACGCTTTGACAGCGTTGCGCGCCTGTGTCGCGATCAGGGTCTGCGGACGCTGCGGCGCAGCGATGGAGGGGTACCCGGCGCGGATGTTCAGGTGCTGCTGGGGGATACCATGGGCGAATTGCTGCGTTTCTATGGCGCCTGCGATGTGGCGTTTGTGGGTGGCAGCCTGGTGCCGATCGGTGGGCACAACATGATCGAGCCTGCGGCCTGGGGAGTGCCGGTAGTGTGCGGTCCGCATCTGTACAATTTTGACACCGTATCCCGTCTGTTGCTGGATGCGGAAGCCATGGCGGTGGTCGAAGATGCCGACCAGTTGGCGCAGCAGGTGGGCGAATGGCTGCGCCACGAGGGCGAACGGCTGGCGACCGGCGCCCGCGGGCGCGAGGTGGCGGCCCACAACAGCGGTGCACTGGCGCGCACCGTGTCCGAAATAGAGGTGTTGATGCGCGCGGAGCGCCCGCTGTCAGTGTGTTGATGGCAGCCGGCAGGCCATTTCGCTTGAAGCGATCTCAAGCCATCTCTCTATTAAATCGCGCTACCCGTTTCTCCGGGGTTTAGTGCTTTGACGTCGCCTTGCGCACGCTGCTGCGAATCTGGGTGTTCAGCTTGCTGCCGGTGTAGCGTCCCTTGCTCACATGGCGGATGCGGTAAACGCCGGGGATATCCAGCGGTACACCCCGGGATTCCAGCAGCCAGCGGAAGGCGCGATCCTCATACGCCTTGCACCAGCGCTCAGCGGGTTTCTGGTAGTAGCGCAGGCTGTCACAGTAACCCACCGCGCGCACCACATCGCCGTGGGCGATCTGCAGCGGTCCGGTAGCCCTGTCTCTTTCCTGTTCCACAAAGCGCGAGTCGTCGATATCGATAGCGCGCAGATCTTTCGGGTCAAAGTTCAGCATTGGATCGTCGTCTGCCAGCAGCGAGGTGATGCGCTCCTTGTCAGGGAAGACCAGTGCGTCGCGACGCCCCTGCAACGCGTCGGCGAGATTGTCCAGACAGCCCTTGCGGAACATCAGGTCGCAGTCGGTGAACCATACCCAGTCCGCCTTGCTGGCGAGCGCCGCGTGGTTGCGGCCGATGGCGCGGCGGTACAGGGACTCTTTCGGCAGTTCGCGCCAGTTCCAGGTAATCCCTGGCACTTCCTGCTTGCCGAAGAAGTCCAGCACTGCCTGGGTGCGGGTATCCTCGCAGTTGTAGTACACGGTCATGGTCACGGTGGCTTTCTGTGGTGGGTAGAGCACCAGAGAGCTCAGTTGATAAATCAGAAAGTGTGAGTACTGCCAGCAGTGACTGACGATTTCGATATCCAGTACGCCGGTTTTGGCGGTGCGCTCGGACTCCGGCGGCAGCCCCTTCTGAAACCAGGTTGCGGGCACCGCGCCGCTGGCGGCGATGCGCAGGAAGCGGCCGACAATGGGATCGGACCAGTGTTTGTAATTGGTGGAATCGGTCATCACAAGGCTCGCGATAAATAGAGAAAACGGGGGCGCGGTTTGACGCCAGCGTTGATCTGGCGCACGCCGAACTCGCGGTCGAGCCCGCCCCAGGCCATGGGCTCATCCAACCCGTTTACCCTGAGAATGTCGGTCTTCCACGCGGAAGCATCGGAACCCTTGAGCACCTTTCCCAGCCAGCCGGGGGCGAGGTAGGTGAACATGATGACGGACAGGTTCATGGGTTTCCGGAGGATCATAAGATAGCGACAGGGTCTCGGTGATTGTGCGGGGCTGGGGTTCGGGGCCCGGGAGCATATACCATCGGATAAGGTAATGTGAACTCTGTGTTGAACCCTGTGAATGGGCCATTCGCGGCCTCGCCCGCTGTCTGAACCTGCGCTTCTTAACGCGTCGCTGTGACTTTTGCCGGTTGCGT
The Microbulbifer celer DNA segment above includes these coding regions:
- a CDS encoding glycosyltransferase family protein, producing MNLSVIMFTYLAPGWLGKVLKGSDASAWKTDILRVNGLDEPMAWGGLDREFGVRQINAGVKPRPRFLYLSRAL
- a CDS encoding YrbL family protein: MIDLSRRQPFASGGNRHCYVHPAFADRCVKVMLPGRIEQLRRRAAWYKAWMSDARFDDNAREMEGYGQRVLREADAASPVWQHLPRWYGMVETSEGPGAVSELILDERGAPAMTLEAYLTTHGLDDAIRAALDSFADWLRHTGVLTKNLLPHNLVIRERDGSPSLYLIDGLGSAAFLPLVELFAGSRRRYIERRIQRMWARVQWEVSDRSLTWKQAEKLSRRR
- a CDS encoding mitochondrial fission ELM1 family protein — encoded protein: MLIIWRFLDGNLAHEKQSAALVSGLRSCLGEDAIDCRDLDCSEIVIPLWGAMSAALEQLPRPHLIIGAGHRCHWPMLRAKRHFGGRSVVIMQPSLPLSWFDFAIIPEHDRPPPLENVILTQGALSEPLPQTRTEPCRGLLLFGGPSKHFHWDAQAVSAAADRLLQLPLQWQVSDSRRTPEGTLAQCADSGAELWEWQDCPPGWLAEQMARAGQIWVSADSVSMIFEALQSRARVGIIPLPSRRPANKVRGAVQRLLDQGIVTGCVDDATRDWTPRTPFNQQIICAQALLRRCGIDFADSVKSSDTDGDRTIDQQDADASHVPEQ
- a CDS encoding glycosyltransferase; its protein translation is MSPSNNVSPSPSVTRAPSRLCHLFTSQETGGLEKHVLEQCCWQAINTDARVSVIAHPRYRGMFPDTVEFLPLNTDRSRRSLWLNLALLRLMRRHRFDVIHAHGGKPADLMKNLQRFLSAQVVITRHNTPNPKDKVARQFAHRIAVSERAVAGSELPWTIIPNGTALPEPTETPFEVPEPGKPAVISVARLVPAKGIDTLLRAWARAEVGDAVLYLLGEGPQRSELEALAAELKLGDSVQFVGYQASVADWYRAADLVVIASRYEGGPYTVAEALLAGTPVVSTDVGYVAENIPAQYLVDVEDIQTLAVRLTAALGDLELLRDAYSPYVARARSRLTLDTMAGETWRVYCHALGGSDKTVSVDG
- a CDS encoding glycosyltransferase family protein, with the protein product MRIIHVDNHQQRKYGHLRVSWALKLYTGLVRAGHNVLAFSDRDVAAFEAPLGIRELGGKKTNQRLLQTCEAFDPDMLIFGHCDLIENATFAEIRRRHPQIILAACNNDPLFVPRNAANIKKRCEIADAMFVSTGANDLQEFTGSRARLWHMPNPVDPAVETADVSALAADDPQLETDLLFCSKSQQHTERGQLVEQLQSQLPADFRFHTPGMRDQPTLWGRTYERKLAASKMGLNLNRQEGYQWYSSARIAQMAGNGLLVFTHAAARFDDFMPAETLAYFDSDDSLARQIQTFHHDDAMRRHWAGRCRAFFHREINNTLYAQYIVEAASGQSFSHDYVWHR
- a CDS encoding glycosyltransferase family 4 protein; protein product: MNILMVSNEFPPGVGGVQTHVYELSRALVQLGHRVRVLCRHRDKSVPARETSDGIEVERLALPDNHLLYDWLLRRRLRQLIRAEGFQLIHVHGMRPLKATARLNVPVLFTNHTSSFVRRADGSRKTRRKMCRQLQHVAEVLTPSEILADKTRVIGYAGPVTFIPNGVDNRLFSPGPSDLRSQLHIPADAFVIAIACRLEPVKGVRHLARAVAAIDDPRLHLVIAGEGSEYADIQQILLRKVQSGHAHLLGSVDNREMPRIYRAADASALPSLMEATSIAGLEAMACGLPVIGSDVGGIPYIVRHGKNGLLVTPESSDELQQAIEQLLAQPQRCRDMGEQAIQMVDSEFTWRHVAEKVRSHYGAHLKKYT
- a CDS encoding glycosyltransferase family 4 protein is translated as MKIVQLLPALNSGGVERGTLDLARALVKDGHESIVISSGGRLVEQLALEGSTHILRAVHRKSLTSLAQVRPLRKLIRELQPDILHVRSRVPAWLTWLAWRKLDPHTRPRLVSTAHGLYSINRYSAIMARSEQTIAISRCVKDYLQQNYARYLQAEPEIIYRGVDTEEFNTNTPLPENWLNGVCAEFPALTGKKWLLLPARLTRWKGQEDFIHLIAELVKTNPDAGNRFHGVILGGAEKNKEHFAEELQALAAKLGVTEHISFVGQRSDVRHWYRQATLVYNLSRKPEPFGRTVIEACAVGTPVIGYDIGGPAESLQICFAEGLVENGNAAQLRDKTRQLLDSPVRPELAPEFTLAHQAEKTMALYRRLLAEKKRP
- a CDS encoding O-antigen ligase family protein, with translation MKTDTPTATASTAAEPSSPSDALHTLPAWTQPWWQDNVLMQPKVWLQLTAVIALLVYSFFGIGVEDADKFAQLAYLLGLVMLGIYGGPVQGVSLRHSTIVWLAVAAIGVALVSWIGSWLLHPDWAESSFKVHRLTAWFAMIPVAVILGGRSRNAYALWGVALAGLLLAPWVAGGGLAEWEQGLTGTRIDFGLHNAQHTAMLYGTAALGLLAFAPRILRRRPSLSAPANWSIRAAWIVTLAFSLTAILLTQTRGVWLGLITGLLVLAVAGIVTLHSRFHSRRRIIVAGTAITTVFALVLGFSLFGTMVEHRLQDERQTLTLLQQGELKSIPYSSTGTRIHTWVEALKWIQQRPLIGWGGNGRSLIFDHSQNLPQDIRARFGHLHSTYLDLLVNFGLLGLILLAALVYWLLSRALRFYRAGLMRGSDVLFAFSFATFFAVINGFESYLFFDSGKLVLAIVGGGLLTQLWAAKRRQAEGIMKQQ
- the waaA gene encoding lipid IV(A) 3-deoxy-D-manno-octulosonic acid transferase — translated: MRFIYTWLLRLSLPLMLLHLWWRGRSDPAYRKRWSERFGRVPTREGTPRRRWRERLGRVPPRESRAPLIWIHSVSVGETLAAVPLIEALSARHSDWQWLVTTTTPTGSQRVHDALEPVLNGRLLHYYLPFDLPECLRPFIDALRPNILVCMETELWPNLLSLCVSQGMPTVLANARLSDKSAKGYAHFPNISRAMMSDLTRVVAQYQADADRFVALGVPRERVVVTGNIKFDLSIDTGQVSDAQALSHQWRGAALRPVWLAASTHEGEDAQVLDAFTRLREEFPELLLVLVPRHPQRFDSVARLCRDQGLRTLRRSDGGVPGADVQVLLGDTMGELLRFYGACDVAFVGGSLVPIGGHNMIEPAAWGVPVVCGPHLYNFDTVSRLLLDAEAMAVVEDADQLAQQVGEWLRHEGERLATGARGREVAAHNSGALARTVSEIEVLMRAERPLSVC
- a CDS encoding glycosyltransferase family A protein; protein product: MTDSTNYKHWSDPIVGRFLRIAASGAVPATWFQKGLPPESERTAKTGVLDIEIVSHCWQYSHFLIYQLSSLVLYPPQKATVTMTVYYNCEDTRTQAVLDFFGKQEVPGITWNWRELPKESLYRRAIGRNHAALASKADWVWFTDCDLMFRKGCLDNLADALQGRRDALVFPDKERITSLLADDDPMLNFDPKDLRAIDIDDSRFVEQERDRATGPLQIAHGDVVRAVGYCDSLRYYQKPAERWCKAYEDRAFRWLLESRGVPLDIPGVYRIRHVSKGRYTGSKLNTQIRSSVRKATSKH